A window from Atribacteraceae bacterium encodes these proteins:
- a CDS encoding DegT/DnrJ/EryC1/StrS family aminotransferase, which yields MKIPIARPFIGDEEKAAICRILESGMLAQGNEVASFEEEFRTFIGTREAIAVSNGTTALFVGLKALGIGEGDFVVTTPFTFISSATSILHCGARPLFCDVDDRTFNLDPNRLEDLLKQKRSIKAIVTVHLYGLPSLMPEILSLSGRYGVPVIEDCAQSHGAGIAGKLTGSFGTLSTFSFYPTKNMTTGEGGMITTGELQIADRCRMLINHGSRRRYEHETIGYNFRMTDIAAALGRVQLGRLAAFNQKRRENAEYFTAAFQSLPGILVPLEPAGYTSVYHQYTLRIALRRDALAGSLAEGGISTGIYYPIPVHRQPAIQPFIESIDYPRAENLAREVLSLPIYPLLTDDEREEIANLVVAFMKGELA from the coding sequence ATGAAGATACCTATTGCAAGACCGTTTATCGGTGATGAAGAAAAAGCGGCAATCTGCCGGATTCTTGAATCCGGTATGTTGGCCCAGGGGAACGAGGTTGCATCGTTTGAAGAGGAATTTCGAACCTTCATTGGAACCCGCGAGGCGATAGCCGTATCCAATGGAACAACGGCCCTCTTTGTCGGGCTGAAAGCCCTGGGTATTGGGGAGGGGGATTTTGTCGTGACCACGCCCTTTACCTTTATTTCCAGTGCCACCTCGATTCTGCATTGCGGTGCCCGCCCGCTGTTTTGCGATGTCGATGATCGGACCTTCAATCTGGACCCGAACCGCCTGGAGGACCTTCTCAAACAAAAACGGAGTATCAAGGCCATAGTGACCGTTCACCTTTATGGCCTCCCATCGCTGATGCCGGAAATTCTCTCCCTAAGCGGTCGCTACGGAGTCCCAGTGATTGAGGACTGCGCTCAGTCGCACGGGGCAGGGATCGCGGGGAAATTGACCGGAAGTTTCGGAACCTTGTCCACCTTCAGTTTCTATCCGACCAAAAACATGACCACCGGGGAAGGCGGCATGATTACCACCGGGGAACTTCAGATCGCCGATCGTTGTAGAATGTTGATCAATCATGGAAGCCGGCGGCGTTATGAACACGAGACGATAGGCTATAATTTCAGGATGACTGATATTGCCGCGGCGCTTGGCCGGGTACAGCTTGGGAGACTGGCGGCGTTCAACCAGAAACGGAGAGAAAACGCCGAATATTTCACCGCCGCTTTCCAGTCCCTCCCTGGAATACTGGTGCCCCTGGAGCCTGCCGGGTACACTTCAGTGTATCACCAGTATACCTTGCGCATTGCCCTACGACGTGATGCGCTGGCTGGTTCGTTGGCAGAAGGGGGGATCAGCACCGGTATCTATTACCCGATTCCGGTTCACCGGCAGCCGGCAATCCAGCCCTTTATCGAGAGCATCGACTATCCGCGGGCGGAAAACCTGGCGCGCGAAGTGTTGTCTTTGCCGATCTATCCTCTCCTGACCGATGATGAACGGGAAGAGATCGCCAATCTGGTCGTGGCGTTCATGAAGGGAGAACTGGCGTGA
- a CDS encoding FAD-binding protein has product MNCDVVVVGAGPAGIFTALALAEKTDLQVLVVDRGPDIEKRRCPAREKNQDCRKCSPCSLLCGWGGAGAYSDGKLTFSREVGGQLSRYLDEDSFGQILEEVDSIYGRFGGTKKLYGGDLERVEEFRRRAEMADLILVPSRIRHLGTDRCRSILKNMRNYLEPKISVLTSAEASAILTRDGVASGVELADGKRIDSGYVVVAPGRVGADWLRREAVKLGLRLEKNPVDLGVRMEVPASITDEFTQIMYELKLVYYSRTFDDRVRTFCMCPAGEVVTEFNDGIITVNGHSYEDHKTPNTNFAILVSTHFTEPFREPIEYGRYVARLANILSDGVVIQRLKDLQMGRRSTWKRIEKSVIKPTLERAVPGDLSFVLPYRFLQDILEMIAAMENFIPGMSSPYNLLYGVEVKFYSSRIKTGKTLESEVRNLFLAGDGAGITRGLIQASASGIIVAREIIDRIGRSIQ; this is encoded by the coding sequence ATGAACTGTGACGTCGTTGTCGTTGGCGCAGGACCGGCCGGCATCTTCACGGCACTGGCTCTGGCGGAAAAAACCGATTTGCAAGTGCTGGTCGTCGATCGGGGACCGGATATCGAAAAACGAAGGTGTCCGGCCCGGGAGAAAAACCAGGATTGCCGGAAATGCAGTCCTTGCTCGCTCCTGTGTGGATGGGGCGGAGCCGGTGCCTACAGTGACGGGAAGTTAACCTTTTCCCGGGAGGTGGGAGGACAATTATCCCGTTACCTGGATGAAGATTCCTTCGGACAGATTCTCGAAGAGGTGGACTCCATCTATGGTCGTTTCGGCGGGACCAAGAAACTCTATGGCGGGGACCTGGAGCGGGTGGAGGAATTCCGCCGAAGAGCGGAAATGGCCGACCTTATTCTGGTTCCCTCCCGAATCAGGCATCTGGGAACCGACCGCTGCCGGAGCATTCTAAAGAATATGCGCAACTACCTTGAGCCGAAAATTTCTGTTCTGACCAGTGCCGAAGCTTCAGCTATCCTTACCCGGGACGGCGTGGCTTCCGGTGTCGAGCTGGCCGACGGAAAGCGGATCGATAGTGGTTACGTTGTGGTGGCGCCGGGACGGGTCGGAGCAGACTGGCTGAGGCGGGAAGCGGTCAAGCTTGGCCTTCGGTTGGAAAAAAATCCGGTAGACCTGGGGGTGCGGATGGAGGTCCCCGCGTCGATCACGGATGAGTTTACCCAAATTATGTACGAGTTGAAGCTGGTTTATTATTCCCGGACATTTGACGACCGGGTCCGGACCTTTTGTATGTGTCCGGCCGGGGAAGTCGTCACTGAATTCAACGATGGAATCATTACGGTCAATGGGCACAGTTACGAAGACCACAAGACTCCCAACACCAACTTTGCCATTTTGGTCAGTACCCATTTTACCGAACCGTTTCGGGAACCGATCGAATACGGACGGTATGTCGCCCGTCTAGCCAATATCCTCAGTGATGGGGTCGTTATCCAGCGTCTTAAGGATCTCCAGATGGGTCGCCGCTCGACCTGGAAACGCATAGAAAAATCGGTGATCAAACCCACTCTGGAGCGGGCGGTTCCCGGAGATCTGAGCTTTGTTCTTCCTTACCGGTTTCTCCAGGATATTTTGGAGATGATCGCCGCCATGGAGAATTTTATCCCGGGGATGAGTTCCCCCTATAACCTGTTGTACGGGGTGGAGGTTAAATTTTACTCTTCTCGGATCAAGACCGGCAAAACTCTGGAAAGCGAGGTTCGGAACCTCTTTTTAGCCGGAGATGGAGCGGGTATCACGCGGGGACTGATCCAGGCGTCGGCTTCCGGCATTATCGTAGCCCGGGAGATTA
- a CDS encoding Gfo/Idh/MocA family oxidoreductase, giving the protein MRVGVVGAGYLGQHHARIYAEIPEVDLAGVVDINRDRAREIAGRYETAPYFDYRDLFGKVDAVSIVVPTVLHRAIAGHFIEEGINILIEKPVTTTLEEARELMEMANRRNVVLQVGHIERFNSAVMELTKITENPIFIDCCRMGPYVNRNIDVGVVLDLMIHDIDIVTSIVRSNVSRINAFGYPIFSREEDIANAQLYFDNGCIVNLTASRVTRKKIRRMEVTQVDAFISIDYLEQELAIYKKTLSTVPNVLIEKSLMQKGEPLRLELEHFLRCVRNGERPLVGLEEGKNALEVALKILEEIKMNQGSVINNEL; this is encoded by the coding sequence ATGAGAGTAGGCGTGGTGGGAGCCGGCTACCTGGGACAACATCACGCTCGCATATACGCGGAAATACCGGAAGTCGATCTGGCCGGGGTGGTCGACATCAACCGGGACCGGGCGCGGGAGATTGCCGGACGGTACGAAACCGCTCCCTACTTTGATTACCGTGATCTGTTCGGGAAGGTCGATGCGGTGAGCATCGTGGTGCCTACGGTGCTTCACCGGGCTATTGCCGGTCATTTTATCGAGGAAGGCATCAACATTCTCATCGAGAAACCGGTGACGACCACTCTTGAGGAGGCCCGCGAATTGATGGAGATGGCCAACCGGAGGAATGTAGTGCTTCAGGTGGGCCACATCGAACGCTTCAATTCCGCAGTTATGGAACTTACAAAAATCACCGAGAATCCGATCTTTATCGATTGCTGCCGGATGGGACCCTATGTCAACCGTAATATTGATGTCGGTGTGGTGCTCGACCTCATGATCCATGACATCGATATCGTGACCAGCATCGTGCGCAGCAATGTATCCCGGATCAACGCCTTTGGCTACCCGATTTTTTCGCGTGAAGAAGACATTGCCAACGCCCAACTGTATTTCGATAACGGGTGTATCGTCAACCTGACCGCCAGCCGGGTTACCCGGAAAAAGATCCGCCGGATGGAAGTGACCCAAGTGGATGCCTTTATCTCCATTGACTATCTGGAACAGGAACTGGCCATCTATAAAAAAACCTTGTCCACAGTTCCCAATGTACTGATCGAAAAATCGCTCATGCAAAAAGGAGAGCCGCTTCGTTTAGAACTCGAACATTTTCTCCGCTGTGTTCGCAATGGAGAACGGCCGCTGGTCGGCCTGGAAGAGGGGAAGAACGCATTGGAAGTTGCATTGAAAATTCTTGAAGAAATTAAAATGAACCAAGGCAGTGTGATCAATAATGAACTGTGA